ATGGCGTCACATTGTCTTACAACCTTTTGGCATGTGACAGAAAGCCCTGGCTATGCTAGACTGGCATAAAATATGAACCAATGTGTGTCAACAGTGTCAGTATATCACATCAGAACAGCTGCATAATAGTGTATGCACTTGTGGTCTGTTAACACAAAAGGACACACTTACTTATTTAGGTAATATTCAAAGGGAAGGTATGACATACTGTTTAGGATGCTGCTATGCATGAGCTGAAATGACTGTTTAGGTAGGCTACAGCTTTGTATTTGTGGATTTGTTGGCAGTTGTGAGTTACAACACAACTCTTagaaatatacattaacatactGTGATACAATTCACAGCAGGGCATTATTGACAAatagtttattatttattagtaAGTTTACATTGACCACTAACGGTGACGACTACTCAAACATTTACTGTACTTACATGTTCCATCCAGACATTGGTCAGTAAtgtttcctctttctccttctataACAAAAGATACAATGCTCAAAAAATACTGCTTAAAGTGTCAGTCAAGATtcatgactcactcactcagacccTCCGTCATTCTCAGTGACAGAAAACTAAACTAATTCAAAACAATGTGAACCCTGTTTGTTTGCATAAGAAAGTAGTAGAAAATGTGTTTCGACTGTGCATGCGAAAAGCTTTGTGTCTAACAAAAACCCTGGGCTCTGAACAAATCAATTGTTCTTGGCTCCTCTTTAAATATAGTAGCCTACAAAAGCTAGCTCTCATGCGGATCATGGGGTTAGCAAACATTGCATCGCTTTCATATAAGTGTGTGAGCATAACATCCTTACTTTGCTGTATGAAACAAGCTTCAATTTGACCCACCAGAGATATGAGATTTGTGAGTGTCATTCCAgattacagaaaaaaagaagaagtaaAAAAGAAGAGAGTAGTAGACTCCTTAAGTGTCACCCACCAGGGAGATGAGGTTTGAGAGCGTCATGCCCAGGCTAATTGGCACCACATCGTCTTTTTTCTGCACTGGGCGGAGCTCCTTGTTATAGCGGCGCTCTTTGAACAGATAGTGAATGAGGCGCTCCTCTTCATTCCGCCCCTGGCACTCTGAAACacaagatggacacacacacataacagcaaTTGAGTCAAAAATAGTTACAAAAGCAGGCAACGGAATGGGTAGAGTTTGCCCCTCTAATAGGCACTCTGAAATGGCAAAAGTTCATAAACAGACTATTGgagtaaaaaaaacatggcaataCACTTGTATAAATGAAGTGACCTAAAGAGCACTTAAAAGGGATCTAGCACTTACACTAAATACATAACTAATTATGTGCTAGAAATGCACTTGCTAATATCAAATTAATCTAAGAAAACATAGGGACACAACATGTATTCTCAAATTAAGTGAGATTACATCAGTTTTGAAGGAGCGAAAGATAAACTGGTTAGAAACCAAatcacaaaacaataaaagtCATTAGACATCATGAACCACAAATAAGGTCAGCAGAAAAAAGCATGAAATACAAAGAATTACATGTATCAAAGAAAGTTTTACCTCACAAAGTGAAATAGCTGAGATATGCCAGTGACATACAGATAATTAAAAACATCGCAAATAATGTGTTGTACCTGATACCAAAAGACAAATGATGACCAGTAAAAAGCGAAGCTGCATTGTGGGTGAGTCTGTTTCCGCAAAATGCTCAGTGATTTCTGAGATCtcaactacagtacacacagcggTGATTAATGAAAGACAGGTGGTGAGCCTAAAGGAAGCAGAAATAGCTTTGTGATGAATGAATTAAGGCCCAGTGGGAAGCATTAATTTCATGCATATTATTAACTGTACATCTGTGCATATATGTTCAAGACACCAGACCTCTACCAGAGCCAAAAGCAAAGTGCCACATGAAGATTTGTGTCATAATTTCATGGGTTTGTCCTTGGCCCATCTTACATCTTCTCACAGTTTAATGACAAACACTGACTgacattgcacacacatactaacctCCTTGATGAGAGAAATGGACTAAGATTACTTGTACTATATTTAAGAATATGTAAAAGAATACACTGCAAAGGACATTGCTGTTGTCCATGTCTATCTCTGCAAAAAAGTTATGTCACCAATGTCTGTAGGCCAGAGGGCTGTGCACGAAGAAGGTGGCGCTTATACAAGTCCCTGACTGGCATATCTATATTGGGATGAAATATACATTCAAATTCTAATTCAGTTGCTCCATTATCATTTTTGTAAGGGAACAGCTTGTTACATACAAGAACATATGACCTTAAAcgaaaacaaatacaaataataaaaaatacccccccccccccacatatactgtacacacacacagtatatagcctgccctacatacatacatatagggtcagatgtattttatgtatgtatacataaaaACCTGATTGCTGACTGCATATTTGTAAGGGCAGGTGAGATACTGTGCACCTTCAAGCTATTAGCCACCAATGTGTCAGCTGGTATGAGGATGGtttaaatacagtatactgtaatgCCTGAACAGGAACTTGAACCATAGACCCTCAGAcaaaaagtctgatgctctaccaaTTGAGATATCCAGGCTTCTGGAGGGCAGTATCGGGCCGGTGGAATCCAATGGGATCCCATCTTTTTAATGGTGTGACTTTTTGAAGACTTGCTCCTGTTCAGTCTGAGGGTTGGTAAATGCACTTTTCTAAATTTCACAATTTGGTGGTTCAAGGTTTTTGCAGCACATAAACCAATGTGGGAGGTGCTGAGCAGAACAGAGTTTGAACACACTGCACCAACACATGCTGCTGTTTCAGCTGCTTTGACTGCAGTGAGCTAAATGGATGATCCTTTATCTATCCTTCATAGATCATttaggttttgtttgtttgtttgttttttttatttgagttTTCAATATTGACCAACATGGTTGTGATTTTTCCATCATAGAATTGTTATTAGTTTTGAAAATATTTTCAATTTCTGATTTTTCTTCACATTGAATAATTCTCCAAGACTTTCTCCACAGATCTTTGTCTTTGAAATCCAATAATGTGGAACATGGAGTTTGTGTCACAGATCCTAAAATCAAACTCAAACGCCTATGGGGGTAGGATTCATGGGATGGGAGGTGTGTGACACTCACGTGTGTTGAGAAATATGCACACCTGTATAGTATGTTAGATGAGCACAGGTTCTCTGGACAATCTCTGCTCATTTAAGGGCCTTTAAATGACTCACACCAATAACACATCATGTACTTTTGGCATTCATGTCTTTATAAGTAGTTTTCACTCTTGTGATAGTGCACAACAGAGAGGTCAGTGAGGAAAGGCTTTAAAGACccaagagacaggagagaggttGGAGTAAAAGGGGAAGTGGACTACCAGGTGGATACCAATCTGCTGGGCAGGAGAGGCAAGTGGTTGTTAATGGGCAGGGGATGTTGCATTGATGGGCACCATGGCAACTGTGAAGGGCAGCTTAAGGTACTGGTACCACTGCCTGAGCTGTCGAGGGAGGATCTGCAGCACGTGATTGGTCAGGAAGAGAAGAGCTTCCTGGAGGGCGGGGCGAAGGAGCTGACTGGCTGGGAGGGAGATGACAAGCAGGCAGAACTTTTCCTgacaggaacagagaggagaggaggatgatgatgatgatgataaccagactttttttttttgctactacTTGTACTTGCTGTCATCACAATCATCACAAGTCAACAATATCTAAAATCAACTCTAAGTGTACTCTTAGCTGTCTACAGGGTTCCACTTTCAGGCCCAACCGTACCTTGGCGTATGGAACGTTTTTGGTGCTGAAGTTCTGAAACTTGGCAATCTTCTCCAGGATTTCATGGAATCTCGAGTCTTTATCATCCCCCAAATCAAAAGCATCCTGTTTCAGCTTGATAAACCTTTAGGACAGAGTTAGAAACAAGTATGTTTGTATGAGAGggagtgcatgtatgtgtgtgtgtgtgtgtgtgtgtgtgtgtgtgtgtgtgtgtgtgtgtgtgtgtgtgtgtgttatagtgtgTTATATAACAGGAATCATATTGTATTGTAATGCTATACTGGTATGTTCAAGagcaactgggaagtgggaaAAATATAGATTCAAGTGGGGATATGCCACAACTCAACTGGGGACTTCTCACCTTGAAGTGAGAGCATTGCAAGAGCTCCCAGGATAATGTTTTGACGGCTCTGGATATAGTGAAAATCCATGTTAAGTAatagtacagtatatggaacAGTACTTTCCAGATATAGTGAAAATCCATGTTAAGTAatagtacagtatatggaacAGTACTTTCCAGAGTACATTTGAATAACTAGGTTAAGTTAGCCTTTTGACTAGGTAGCCTATGACCATTAGCAATGTTGACAGTGTGTTGCTGTCAAGTGAACGCTCCCAATTCGGAACCCTCTTAGTTCCCAAGTGAATGCGATAAGACTGAAGAGCACTTGTGTGATGTAATACGTCAACGATCACTATTAGGCTAGTTATTTGTGATGTAATACATCTACGATAGCTATGAGGCTAGTTATTTGTGATGTAACACGTCTACGATCAttaagcccggcgcccaccagaagcggcgttcagcggtgttcggcggtctgggcttgccgcacaggattttagaattagttttctatctctgtgcggctgctgcgcggcagacgtctCCAGTGGGCGATGcactattgaaaacaatggaattctactGTAATTTATTTCGTGGCGCAGTGCgccgcgtacgcttctggtgggcgatggCCTATATGAGACTAGACATTTGTGATATAATATGATCATTAGGAGGCTAATGatttgtgatgtaatgtaatctatGATAGCGAGGCTAGTCATTGTGAAGTAATACATCTACAGTCATTATGAGGCTAGTCATTTGTGATGTAATATCACATTATTAGGCTAGTCATTTGATGTAATATGTCTATGACCATTGTGAGGCTCTTCATTTGTGATGTAATACACCTACGAACATTGTGAGGCTAGTCATTTGATGTAATACGCTTATGACCATTGCGAGGCTCTTCATTTGTGATGTTATACATTTACAATCATTATGAGGCTAGTCATTTGTTATGCAATACACCTACGAGCATTATGAGGCTAGTAATTTGTGATGTAATACACACGAACATTATGAGGCTAGTAATGTGATGTAATAGGTTTATGACCATTGTGAGGCTCTTCATTTGTGATGTAATACATTTACAATCATTATGAGGCTAGTCATTTGTTATGCAATACACCTACGAGCATTATGAGGCTAGCAATTTGTGATGTGATACTTATTCATTGGTTTCATCATGTCCCTTGCCACAGGACAGGAGTATAAAATCAAACATCTACACTGCAAAAATTATAATCTATTtagtattgtttttagtatgagGAGACTTACCTCGTACCGTActgtctcaaaaaaaaaatttgacTTAATCTAAGAAGACCTTGACTCATTTCAAAGTCTCATCAACAATTTTCAGGATGAGGCATTTTAAAAGAAgtcaaacatttttaaaaaatatttcacaATAAAGTTTTAGTTGAGTCTCTTCATATTAAAATCAgtaccaaatagattttttgaTTTTGATTAACAACAGCATTTATTAGATatgcagtttttgcagtgtactgtagttagattggtcattttgtcaactaatgaagattggtcattttgtcaaccaatgaagattggtcattttgtcaactaatgaagattggtcattttgtcaaccaatgaagattggtcattttgtcaactaatgaagattggtcattttgtcaactaaagaagattggtcattttgtcaactaatgaagattgttcatttttaccaatgaagattggtcattttttccaatgaagattggtaattttgtcaactaatgaagattggtaattttgtcaaccaatgaagatgtgtatattactgtaaagccAACCAATGTATGCATCGTTTTAGGCCTGGTATACTTGTACTCAGAAGAGAAGAATTAAGTTAAGCTCAACCTGTTTCTATAACCAGCGGCCAACGAGGTATTTGTTACTttgttttatattgtttttccttgtttctttgtatcgttttgttgtttgtacactgtacactgaTGATTCCTTTTGGTGATTACTTGATAGTTCTCACGGCGTGAATGGAGTGTGGAGCCTTCGGTGTATCCAGATAAATAAACGCCCGTATCCAAAGAACCTGCCCCCGTTGTGCTGTTGTGGAAAGAGCTACAGTAATTTTTACCAATGAAGaatggtcattttgtcaactaatgaagattggtcattttgtcaactaatgaagattggtcattttgtcaacaaatAAAGAtgggtcattttgtcaactaatgaagattggtcattttgtcaaccaatgaagattggtcatttttaccaatgaagaatggtcattttgtcaactaatgaagattggtcattttgtcaacgaATGAAGatcggtcattttgtcaaccaatgaagattggtcattttgtcaaccaatgaagattggtcatttttaccaatgaagattggtcattttgtcaattaatgaagattggtcattttgtcaactaatgaagattggtcatttttaccaatgaagattggtcattttgtcaactaatgaagattggtcattttaaccaatgaagattggtcatttttaccaatgaagatgggtcattttgtcaacaaatAAAGATTGGTCTTTTTGTCAACTAATggagattggtcattttgtcaacctatgaagattggtcatttttaccaatgaagattggtcattttgtcaactaatgaagattagtcattttgaccaatgaagattggtcattttgtcaaccaaTCTTTTTAACCAATATGTTATTTGGACACATATTACGCGATCTAATGGTTAAAACAACCTACTGTATCATGCAGACTGCAGGGTGCATTTTACACGCCTGTGGCAAGGGACCTGATGTAAGCCATGAATAAGATAACTATGAGGCTAGTAATTTTACACAGTACTTTTCTATCGTGGCTCAGCTCTTCAAGATGCAAGTAATGCAAGCAACCTGGTGACACTTGGGCGAGTTTGATATTTTGCATGTATTTAAGGGTCCATAAGGGTCCCAGCGATGTAACATGTTGTGCCCAGGGTGTGGCTCTCTGTGGACTAGAGGGACAGAGGACCGGCACCGTGCACTCACCAGAAGCTGCCAGTGGACTTGGGCTCCTTGAACTCACTCTTCAGGGAGACGAGTAGTGTGGAAAGAATGGGCTCCGTCTTGGACATCATCAGAGCATTCAGGAGGGTCTTTATCCTTTCCTCACGGTTTCTGTGGcaatcacacgcacgcacacacacatattcactgtAACTATTTACAGAGGCTAAAGcgcatttcacttttttttagtGTGAAAAGCTCACATTAGATTCACAGATTGCTGGGTTTATGTCCGCATAATTCTGTGTGTTGCATTCATATGCTATAACTTATGCTAAAAAGATGATGTTAAAGGTTctcagagtgtagcactgcagctgcctggctgctctatCTGATGGCTGCAGTAGCCTAACCTAGATAGAGCTAGAGAGCGACGATAGATAGACGATTTTTTTACCGACAGTACTCAAAACAGAGATCGACAGTGTGTGAAAAATCGCAGGAATTCTCCTACTACAACCCTATACCTCAGCGATGTAGATGGGAGTCAGAGACACATGCAACACTGCTATCTGGATGAGTTGGTCTAGTCTAGCCCGGATCTCGCTCAGAACATTTAGCTTGTTTAAAAAATGCTTTTGGTGACACTCTCAACATAACTCAGTCAAGTTCTCTTGTTGCATTGACTGAATTGATTGAACATGTGGTGTCAAGACTATGTGTAATCTTAACTCAAACGTAACGCCGTCAGAGAAACCCGATGATGGCATCTCCGTCAACAATGAGATAataatggtgagtgaatgctctccacacattGTATACGTTATAATTTTGCATCAAAATCCGCTAAACACCACTCTCTTCTTCGTCTGAAATATAGATAATAACCAATAGGAGCCTGATAAAAATCATATAAAGAAAAGTGGTCGGATGGATTTAGAGAGTTTTGCTTTGAACTCCGTTCATTTCGAGTGCTGATCTTGTTACAGTGTGTTAAGGTGTGGACTGGAGTGTGCCATTTTTTCACAGAATCCAACCAATGATAACAGTACTTTTTTTTCTCGAAGACGTCGGTCTCGATCTGGTAGTTGAGCGCTCTCCTGATGCCCAGGAACTCAGACTTGGCCTTCTCCAGCATGCTTATCTGCTCATTGTTCCGAGAACTGGCATAAGGAGAAGAGAACAGGGGACAATGTTTTACTCCAGGGTCTCAGGGATCTAAacagcattttgtttttgtggggtgggggggtggggggtataaGCGTGGTGGCCAGTTGTGCCACAGGGTTTCCCCCACCAAATAGCATTTTAAAGAAAGTTATTTTACCTGAGGACTAATTGTCAGAACGCATGATTTTgcactgttgttgttgatcGGGTAGGATCATGACCCTTTTATGACTAACTGGGTACCGTGACTACGCTAAATGCCGTTGAATATTGATGCCACAGAGGGGCGTAGATACTGTATCAATTCTTCCACTGTGTTTCTTTAAATTGAGATTCTCAGAGGCAGGCAAATGTATCTGTGTGGAAATCTAAACCTACAGAGGGAGTCAATGATGGGGTTGGTCGACAGGACACTTACTTTGGTGGTTTCTTCTCCATGGAGGCTGTGAAAAACATTTAaaagacagaggggggaaaTATGAGTTCCATGGTGAAATGaaattggccgggtttcccaaaatcgttaagaggctcttaagtcctaagaacttcgtaggagcgttcttagaacattatTACAACGCTCCTGGTGAAAACTACCACAATGGGACATTAATGCAGCTCTCTGTTCCTGCTCTCATAAACTGGCAGTAGATTCTGACAGGCCCCTGCATGGAACAATCTGTGTAAACAGTGTGtaatcacttcctgtttgtctgtctgttcaacACTTATGTCACCGCAGAGGACGAATGCAACGGCAATGAATGTGTAGCTGTTgcaattgctgtgtgtgtgtgtgtgtgtgtgtgtgtgtgtgtgtgtgtgtgtgtgtgtgtgtgcgcgtgtgcgtgtgcgtgtgcgtgtgtgtgtgtgtgtgtgtttctcactgcTCTCCTCCAGTTGTAGAGTGAACCAGGGGGGCATATCAGCAGTCTCTCCCTCCGGCAGTGTCTTCTTCCGTGGCTtaagtctacacacacacacacacacacacacacacacacacacacacacacacacacacacacacacacacactcacacaaacaatcaaaccAAGTAAGTATAAAacaatgacatacacacatataatcacgcatacacattacacacagagacacacacacacacacacagaccatttgTGCCTATATCAAAATACAGTATGAGGTAATGAGGTAATGAGTGCTTGAGATTCATAAACTGTTACTGTAGTGAGATCTTACCTTGGGGATTGTCCGGTGGCACACTTGATTTCTACAGGAAAAGTTAACAAACACATGTCACTCATTCATGCTATTATAATGCATGACATTATGCACAGGGCAAAGCATAGGTCTACTACAGAAACATTATGCATCAGCAATACAAACCATGCAATACATAAGTgtaggtgtactgtatgtgtatgttttatgtaggagttcagctgtgtgtgtgtgtgtgtgtgtgtgtgtgtgtgtgtgtgtgtgcgtgtgtgcgtgtgtgtgtgtgtgtgagagagagagagagagagagagagagagagagagagagtgtgtgtgtgtgtgtgtgtgtgttcacctggaGTGTCCTGAGTAAGAAAAGTCTCCCACACATCTGTGATGTTCTGGCAGTCTTCCGGAGCTGCAGAGGGGAGTCGCCACCCCACAGGACGGTTGTAAGAGCTGCAcaaatgagtgagtgactgagttaatgatgaatgaatgagtgactgagttaatgatgaatgaatgagtgactgAGTTAATGATGAATGAGTGAGGGACTGAGTTAATGATGAATGAGTGAGGGACTGAGTTAATGATGAATGAGTGAGGGACTGAGTTaatgatgaatgagtgagtgactgagttaatgatgaatgagtgagtgactgagttaatgatgaatgagtgagtgatgaatgagtgagtgagtgactgagttaaTGATGAATGAGTGAGGGACTGAGTTAatgatgaatgagtgaatgggcGATTTCTAAGGTAGTATGGCTCAGTTCTAGGTGGACCTGATTGATTGATCTACAGTATTTTCTGAGTAGTCCTACTTTAAGGTAGTATGGCTCAATTCTACCTGATTGATTTATCTGAGTAGGCCTACGGTTTGGTTCCAGTTTCATCAGTTTGGCCGGTCTCAATATTGTGACTTAATGATGTATGATGCTGTCCATAGAACTGGCAATCATTGCTTCACTgacaatctgtgtgtgtatgtgtgtgtgtgtgtgtgtgtgtgtgtgtgtgtgtgtgtgtgtgtgtgtgtgtgtgtgtgtgtgtgtgtgtgtgtgtgtgtgtgtgtgtgtgtgtgtgtgtgtgtgtgtgtgtctgtacctgtGGGACTGTTTCAGAAGGATGTTGGTTTTCTCCGTGTCCTTCATGATGATGTTAACATAGACGCTGTTCAGGGGAACCTAAGAGCGAGATAAATCTGCAGAGGTCAGGTATTACATGATGTGTCAGGACAGGTCAATACCAGCAGATATCCAATAGTATAatcatccattcattttctgtgATGGCATTGCACGTGAACCACAAAAGTGCAAAGCGTTTTTTAGTTGGTATACCTGTGTCTTCAGGTCTCTATTGCGCATATGTGATATCCCACAAAGTATCTTATAGATCCACTTCAGTTGCTCAGAGAAATTCTCCTGTTTCCTGACAAATGCCCTCctagcaaaacaaaacagagtcTGATTGGAATCTGTATCTTTGGCCAGCAGTGAGTTGGGGGCTTGTCTACAAACCAAAAATCTAAGAACTTCTTATACACATATAGGAATATTTAGGAGGATAACGTTGACCTGTGAaattaccccccaccccctctccccaccccaaTTAATAGAAATAAACTAGGTTAAATTAACCTGTTTGGAGTAGCATGGTAAACCAAGCTAAATTAACTTGTTTGGAATGGTATTGTAGTCTATATGAACGTGTTTGAAGTAATGTGGCAAACTAGGCTACATGAACCCGTTTGGAGTATGCATGGACACTTACTCCAGTTTGGCCTCCTCTTCCTGGTCCAACTGTTCATTCAGACACAGAGGCACTGGCTTCAGAGCCTCTCCTTCAGCTAttaacacaaagacaaacaaacaaacaaataaacaaacaaacaaaataactaGTAGCTGAACAGATATGGGGATTCCACCAAAGATGAATGCAATTTTATGACAAAAACATCTATGCTCCATTATTATCTGGTATTCCATGAATTAATATACTCTTAACAAATCAAGTTTGTTTTTCTCCCCTACTGTAGGTCTATTTATATCCCTAAAAGAACAGGTTCCTCTAATATCTTTACTGTTGGGAAAAAATAAATGGGCACAACAAACCTGAAGAGACCTTATCACAAGAGGACCTGGCATGTACAGAGTGTGCATCCTGTGAAGGAGAGGAAAACTGTTACTTTTCATGACCTTTTCAGCATGCTAGAATACTTCATCCTGCCATCATCTAATGTAAGAACCCTGCTGTGTCATCCACAACCCCACAGGCCAAGCGTTGTGATCTATCTGCCGGCCTATTCAACATATTTTAtgttgcattgtgggtaaattgATATAAATATGGAAGATGCTCTTTACCATTATTCATCCTATAAGTAGAGCTCTTGTTATTATTTGTGAATCACTTTAGATGATGAAAAGCATCTGCCATGTCCATTTTGTCAAAAGTAGCTTCCAGAGGGaaaaaggttggagacccctgctCTAGGATGTACTACCATTTTACATTCCCTGTCAGCGCCTTTCCAGTAAATATGCTGGTGCTTCTGTAGCAATTCTGGTTCAAACTGTACACATGACACCCCATGACAACCATGACATGCTATTAGTAAGTCTAACCCTGACCGACAGCACGAATCACTGGACTGTCCACTTAAAGatgctgcgcgcacacacagctctgtgtgtcCCTTACTTGTTCCCATAGACAGAGGACGAGCGGGCGTCCACTCCTGAGGGTGTTCTGGATGGCCGCCATCTCTTGGAGGTACTGCCTCAGGTGCAGGAAGCCTTTTCCCACCTGCAGGTCCTGAGCTGGACCCACAAGGCTGCTCTCAATCTGCAGgtacccccgcacacacacacacacacacacacacacacacacacacacacacacacacacacatagacacacaaagacacacacacacacacacacacacacacacacacacacacacacacacacacacacacacacacacacacacactcacacacacacacacacacacacacacacacacacattattcacacacatatgtattgcATGGTATACTTGCATTACTGatatgtggtgttttttttctctctttttttttttaatacattcCGCCACAGAAAAGGTGATGCATATGCTATTGCTCAGCAACAGAACCAatattcaaaacaaacacaaactaaCTCCCCGTGAAATGTCCAGACAATATGTTTGATAAGTTTGAGGAGCTGGACTGGCATACAGCCAAAAACAGTTGtggcccttgagcaaggcacttaacacagagttgctccagggaca
This is a stretch of genomic DNA from Sardina pilchardus chromosome 19, fSarPil1.1, whole genome shotgun sequence. It encodes these proteins:
- the LOC134066585 gene encoding uncharacterized protein LOC134066585, with protein sequence MRPQDLITFVKQKFATEFKKETYHPEKVVTRSDTKRVSVAPPDDQGKKNCERRRELLSTGFFSPVNKPYKSVGILYTDNIDLFSSWLSPQDQRSLKSQWEKKFGKKPGVTTTSSKFNQEKAKKIESSLVGPAQDLQVGKGFLHLRQYLQEMAAIQNTLRSGRPLVLCLWEQDAHSVHARSSCDKVSSAEGEALKPVPLCLNEQLDQEEEAKLERAFVRKQENFSEQLKWIYKILCGISHMRNRDLKTQVPLNSVYVNIIMKDTEKTNILLKQSHSSYNRPVGWRLPSAAPEDCQNITDVWETFLTQDTPEIKCATGQSPRLKPRKKTLPEGETADMPPWFTLQLEESTSMEKKPPNSRNNEQISMLEKAKSEFLGIRRALNYQIETDVFEKKKNREERIKTLLNALMMSKTEPILSTLLVSLKSEFKEPKSTGSFWFIKLKQDAFDLGDDKDSRFHEILEKIAKFQNFSTKNVPYAKEKFCLLVISLPASQLLRPALQEALLFLTNHVLQILPRQLRQWYQYLKLPFTVAMVPINATSPAH